The Lolium perenne isolate Kyuss_39 chromosome 6, Kyuss_2.0, whole genome shotgun sequence genome segment tgtcatgtagtcgacgttcacatgacaccactagaagaataacaccacaacttaaatatcacaccattgaatattactcaaccatagttcactactaacatttagacttcacccatgtcctcaagaactaaacgaactactcacaagacatcatacggaacatgatcagaggtgatatgatgatgaataacaatctgaacataaacttggttcaatggtttcactcaatagcatcaacaacaagtagaaatcgataccgggagagtttcccctatcaaacaatcaagatcaaacccaaattgctacggcggtgacggtgtccagcggtgatgacggcggtgatgatggtggagatgatgatgatggtgatggcgatgatgtccagcttgatgacggtgacgatggcgtcgatttccccctcccggagggaatttccccggcggattcctgcccgccggagagctcttttctctctggtgttctccgccccgcagaggcggctgtaactcttcgcgaggtaccctctgtggcttaggttttcgggacgaaggatttcgcgaagaaaaggaggcgaaaggggtcgtgggccctccacaccacatggcggcgcggccagggcctgggccgcgccgccctagggtgtgggcccaccctgggtcctcctggcccctccttctggcttccttcgtcatcttgaaaaataggatttttggtataatttcctcccacagttgatcttccaaaatattgcgttctgacggtgctttttccaacagaatcctggctccggtgcttgatcctccaataatgatgaaacatgcaaaatagatgaaataacataagtattgtgtcccaatatgaaatatatcaatgaataacagcaaattatgatataaaatagtgatgcaaattggacgtatcaataggtatctaaaagtgaaaaaaatacacaaaacagggttttccaattctgcagagttataacccaaataaaggggatcattggtaaattctCATAAATTAAtgcaaaacatggtattatcatcgtatgtgttgcaaatatgtgggaattcacgttaataaagtacaaagttcatgtatggattttacatgcatcaccaaCATAGTTCAACACAAGTTTGACGCCAAGATCATCGCAATAAGGTGCGAAAGCGGCACCGAGCTCAAGGAATACACGCTTGATGAGTTCTTTAGTGAGGTGGGTATTGCTCACCAATACTCGACTCCCTACACTCCTCAAGAAAATGGTGTCGCCGAGAGGAAAAATCGAACGTTGATTGATGTGGCAAGGACAATGATGGTGGAGTTATAGTCTCCGTAtaacttttgggcggaagctataccGACCACGTGCCACGCCACCAATAGCCTCTACTTCCGTAAAGGCTTAGAGGTGACACCATATGAGATACTCACGGGACATATACCTGATGTGTTATACTTCAAAGTCTtaggatgcaaatgctacattcTCATCAAAGGTATCcgactatccaagtttgattctatAGCCCAGTAAGGGATATTTATTGGTTATGCCATGGAAttccacgcctatagagtctacaACAATACCATGGGTCGGGTTGCAGAGTCTTGTGACGTGGAGTTCTTCAAAGATAACGGTTCTCGAGAAGAGCCATGTGTTTATTGTGATATAGATGATACAATTCCCTCGCAGGCCATAGGAAGAATGGGTATCGCTTCGACCGACCCATTGAGGGACACCTTAGGGCCGACTTGGAAGGACCAATCTTCAAACAGATCCATAACCTTCACTTGACCAAGCTTCTTATCCCGAGCAATCAAATGCACCTCAACAAGAAGAGCAAGCTAGAGATCCTCAACAAGAAGAGCAAGATCAACCTCAAGCTACAAATACCACACCGGGTCTTTCGTGGATTTTTTATTCTGCTTTTTTGGTGAGCAATCAAATGTTGGGAGCCTCCGATGTTGTGGAGACTTGCCCCAACGCGTTGTGAAGGTTCGCCGCCTCGACCGTCTTGCATAGTGGATAAGTGAGCGCTCCTTTGTGTTGTACCCACCGAGGAACAAGGTGACACCTTTTTGGCAGTTGGAAACCTGTTGTGCTGCCACACCTTTTCAATGTAGACGTACTTCCATTGGGAAGGAACTACTGGAAACAACCCCTTGCGTCTTGTCTCTGCCATCGGCCCAGTTGTTGCGCTTACTTTGCTTTGTTTCTTCTTTGTACCTTTGCATTTGTGTATCAATATTCTTTTTGCATCATATAGGGTCACTTTCATCTCAAAAGCTAACACCTTTACATTTTTGCATGACCTAAAATTTAGAAAGATAAGAACTTTTGTAGCTCCTATTCAACCCCCCCTTCTAGTCGCTACTTCACCCCTTTTAGCGCCTTATCGGGAGAGCTCAACCTCGCCACATGCTCCCACCGTCCTATGGTTTGCCTCCTTCAGCGGGCTGCTCGACCCCGCCAGCGCGGGTCTTATGGGCCGGCCGGCCGCTCACTCCCGGCGCGGCCTACGTGGCTTCCGGCTTGGGGTTGCATGGAGGAGAATGCGGGACGGAGGCCGTGCGCTCGACATTGCCCATCGTTGGGGCGCGTCGTGTGGCGCTATCCTTCTTCCTTACGCGAGGTGCAGACTTCGTGGCTGACCTTGACGTGATCATGCTCGTTGTCCGACCGGTGAAGAAGAAGATCCAGAATAACTACACCCCCAATAGCGTGCCAAATGTTGGAGTGTGGGAACACATACATGGTCGTGAGCACCTCTCGCAAGCCACGAACACTGTAGTGTGAGGATTTATTCCACCTTGAGGTGGCTCTTGTGCCCCCCAACGCCTCATGATCGCTCCGCTGCGAGGAGAGCCAAGGCTCTTGTGAATGGTACACCAAGCGTAGTGTCTCCCTCAAGTAGTGCATCATGGGAAGCGAGAGCTCTAGTGTCCGAGGCTGCTACGAGGGGCACTAAGATGGGGGAGGCGTCAGAGGATTTGAAGCGCCTGCTCAGGAGTGCTCAACTTCACCACACCACATGCTCCCACCGCCCTATGGGTTGCCTCCTTCAGCTGGCTGCTCGATCCCGTCAGCGCGCGGGTCTTTTGCGCCGGCCGGCCGCTCGCTCCTGGCATCCTGCGCGGCGTCCAACTCGGGGTTGCACAATGGAGAATACGGGAGGGAGGCGGAGCGCTCACATTGCCCACCTCAAGGCCCCGCCGTGTGGCGCCATCTTTCTTCCTTTTGCGAGGTGCAAACTTCATGGCTGACCTTGTCATGATCATGCTTGTTGCTAGATTGACTTAAGAAAAAGATCCAAAATAACTACTTCCCTACCTAGAATGCCAAATGTTGGAGTGTGGGAACACGAACACTAGTGATGTGGATACTCCCTTTTAATTGTTCGACAGTGGGCAACAAGTATGTTCTAGATCATCGTCAACCTACAAAAACTCAAGGGATTTTATCCATGTTCATGCTGCCTGGAGGCTAACAACCCTGTGTCCTGCTTGTTTGATTGTATTGATCTCGGTGGATGAACAGGTTTTTGTGTTACTGGGGGAGAGGCCTCCTAGTCGGGTGCTCTAGGCAAGGAGAGAACTAGGGTGGATCTGATTCCTCTCTACTCTATCGACCTCCCTCCATCGAGGCCATGGTCCTCCTTCTATATCTTGAAGGGGATACCACAATGGTCGACAGAAGGCCATCCTACAGCTTACAACTCGGAGTCGCGATGAGACAAAGCCTTACTATACACTCCAAAGATAACGACAAAGGGCAGACAATACACGACAACGAACCAGACAATGTCATGTCCCATCTTTTGTCCCTGATTCTTGATGCTTTGTGTTCCCGGGGTCCGTCCTTCGATGCCATGGATGGGCCCTTGGGTTCCCTCTGCACCATCCTATACATGGGCTTCTCCTAGGAACGGCTAAGATACAAGCCTTCCTTCTCCTGGTCTTGGGCTTGCTATAATCACAACAATGGACATGCTTACGTTGGGATGGTGTTGGTGATAACCATGCCCGATGGCACAGACtcgcctggtttgtccttcttcagcatggACTGCCCATAAAGCTATCAAAGCTGAGTCATGGATGTCATCTTCCTTCCCGAGGCTGGAGGGAATGTGTCACTAATGATGATTTCCCCCTAGGAGAAGTGGTACGAAAGGATATCTCTCGAATTCCTTTCCAAAGAGCCTTTTACTCCGGCAAAGGGTCTACTCACTCGGATAGAATCGTTGTTTCATCGATAGGCTATGGATAGCAACGACAAGATGATGATGCATGCTCTTCTAGAAGAGTAAACCCATGCCGCCGCCGATGAAGAAGAACAATTGGTAGTCCTTGCTTGCCTTCTACTATTCCAAGTAGTTGACCTGAACAATGTCACTGCTAGACGTGGAGGTTCTAAGTTTGGGAGATGAAAGAGCAAGGAAAGGCGGAAGATGGAGGGTCACAATATGTTGTATGCCGACTATTTTGCTGAGCGCACAACTTGTACCCGAAAGAAATTTCAGCACCGATTTAGGATAAACAAGGCGCCATTTATGAAGTTGGTACACAGTGTGAGGGCATACGACCCCTACTACATGATGAAGAAAGACATTATCAGAGTGCTCCACTTCTCATCAATTTAGAAATACACCGCTGCGATGAGAATGCTTGCACTATAATAAAGGTTACTACCTAGTTGATGGCATCTATCCAAGATGATCCACATTTGTGAAAACAATGTCTGAGCCCCAAGGTCAGAAAAAAAAATCTCACATTTCTTCGCGCTAGGAAATTTGCAGAAAGGATTTCAACATGCATTTAGTGTGCTGCAATCTTGGTTCGCTATTCTCCGGTACCCTGCTTTACCTTGGTCTCAAGATCAGAGGTGCGAGAGGTGATGTATGCTTATaaaatcatgcataacatgatcatcGAGAGTGAATGCGGAGATCCGCAGCAAGGAATGATCATCCATATAATAACCAGGGTCCTACTGCCACAGTTGATCACCAGCTGCGTGCAGAGTTTACTGATTTTCTCTCCACGCACTAGGAGATTTGTGACTAAGTTGTCCATCAACTAGATGCAAAATGATTTGGTAGAGCACCCATGTGCGCTCAAAGGAGTCGCAGCCTAAGTGCTCTAGTTTTTTTTAAGATTGTGGGAATTAATGTACTTTTATTTTAATTATTGTAGGACTCAATTTTATTAATTTTTGTATTAAAACTTTAGAAAATACCATGTTTTTTGCACAAAAAAGGTCAAAACCCTTTTGTGGGCGTCATATGGGGTGCGCGGCTGGGTCGTAAGAAAAGAAGCAGCCGGAAAAGAGAGGAGATAAAAGATTTGGCCTACATTTCAGCTTTGGGAAGGAGTTTGTTTGGTCCCTGGAGAACAGCTGCAATGTACTATGTGCCGACGCAGCTAGCCCCGGGCAGGCAGGACAAAAGGCAGGGATTGCTAGATGCGCGCAAGGTGAGGTGAACCTTAGCGGCGAAGGCTTCCGAAGAAAAGCATAAGCAGCTATTACTAGGTCATCGATCGAGATTCCCTCAGCAAGAGATGGCTGTGATCTATGGCGTAGCGTTATCATTATATCAACTCTACATTCTTAACCGCAGAAAAAAGCCTTTTGTATATATGGAAAGCAAAGGTTCTGGTTCCAGGAGATCTGAAGTCTAAACGCAGTTGAGCTGGAGTTCTGCAATTCAAGATACAAAGATTGTACTTGTACCCACCTGAGAAGGGCAAGGTTGCACATCATTGTCTATTTTTCTTATGCTGCTGGAATTATATGGATCGACATCCAACCAATCTCATCACAGCTTCTATGTACGTATAAGCTGTACCCTCCAtccatttaaaaaaaatcatataCTGTAGAATGAAAGCACTTAAGTGTTTTGCTAAAATTGCACTCTCAGAACTGTCATTTTAAGTTCAGCAAAGGATGAATCACACATATCACACTTGCAAAGATGTTATGCACCGAAACCATCTAATTCTTCAATCTAGCACAGCTGGCTGGTTGCAATGTTAGGTGACTAAGATTTACCGAAATTACTAGCAAGAACTAAAAAGACTCCATggtaaaacaagaaaagaaaaaaccaGTACGAGGTAGGTTAGGTTAGAACCATACATAACACAAGCGCAAAGATGGTTATGTATGCATTGAAAACATCTGACGAATAGGTTGATGAAAATGATGCACTTCCATTAGAATGCCAAACGATTTTTATTTAGAAAGGAATGCCAAACGATAGGATTCAGCATCAGTTTTTGAATATACATTGGAAACAGTATTGGATCGACAATGACAAGCAAAGGGAAGGGGGCAAACCCCAAAAGTAGCACGGTTGGCAAGTTGCAAGTCCACAATCAAGATAATGTTTTCAACATAACCTCAGAAGAAGCAAACTCGTAGTATCGCCAAGACAACTGTTGCGCATAAACGAGGTATACGGTTAGGAGTCGTGTGCACGGAACAAAACATTCGTGTTTCTGTTGCCTTTTCTCTGTCTGTGCGTCATTCTTTTTTGCTGCTACTTTAGCTTTAATCACCAGCCTTTGATGTTAGTACTAGTTACCTTTCTGCTGCCTGCCCAGACCCACCCCAAGCCCTCTCATTTCCTTATTTCTTCGGTGCCCATCATAATTCGTAACATGTAACTTTTCATTGATGCATGTGATGCTGAAGCTTCCTGGAAGAAGCCTCTAAGATTTAGAACCACCTTAGTTATCTCAGTCTCAGGTCTCAGCTCAccacccctatatatacccatggaTCCCTAGGAACCAAACTCCATGCCAAAAACACACATGCATGTGCACAGTTAGCTAATAATCACAGAAAACACCACTGAGACGCCACTTTGATTGATTTCTCGCCGTCCCTTTGTTTTTGAGCATCGATCAAGATGAAGGCGTCCCAGTTTTTGAAGCAGCTCTTCTCCGCCATCGTGGCCGCTGTGAAGGGGAGGTCTACCGCGACGGGCAGCAAGACGAGCCCCGTGCGGACGCGCCTCGTCATCTTCAGCATCCTCCGGAACAAGAAGCTCCTTATGAGCGCCATCAACAGCAAGATTCACGCGATCATGGGTGGCGGAAGCCAAGACGACAGCGAGCGCGGCAATGGCAGCAACCACCTTGTTGCGGCCGCGAGCAGTGGAGTTGGTAGGAAAGCCGCCGTGCTGCAAAACCTGCCGAGCTTCGTATTGCTCAACAGCCTTCCAAGCTTCACCATGGGCCGGGATGGCGGTGGCAGCGATTCGCCATTGGTCATGGTGAGCAGCGAGGTGGAGAAAGAGGAGGGCGGAGAGGGTGTGGCGAAGCAGCTGCAGCTGACGAACGTGCCGCCAGGGTCGGTGATCGATCTTGCCCGCAGCGCGGCGGAACAAGGCGGCGTGGAGTTCAGGCTGGAGGACGAGATCGACCACGTCGCCGACGTGTTCATCAGGAAATTTCACGACCAGATGAAGCTGCAGAAGCTCGAATCCTTCAAGAGGTTCTGCGAGATGCTCGAAAGGAACTAACTTGATCAACAGCTGAATGATCACCACATCGATCGCTAGCTCAAATGCAGACTGTGGAGGGTCGAATCCATATGATTTAAGTTAGAGGTTGATTAATTCAACTCCTAAGCACTCCGAGAAAATAACCGGCAAATACCGTAATTTTTACTCTTTTTTTCTCAAAAAGAGTAAAAAGGCACAGGAGTAGATCGCGATTTGAACAGGTCCCATCATCTGTTGAGCTCTTCTATCTACACCGTCATCGTTATAAAAATGTCTTGGCACTGATCAGCAACCAATTTCCTGGATCAGATCGATCATGTATAAGATCAACAATATATTCTAGATTTAGAGTACTCTTACAAGATTTACACGTCAGATATTCAAACTCAAGACAAGTCACTTTAGTAAGTTACGTGACTAACTCTTCTCCTACTCTACATTTAGTTATTTACATTGGCAAAATAGAGCCACAATCACATCAATTCAGGTAGGGACATGAGAAATCAGCATACATGCATGAATAGTACTTAGATAATTGCAGAAAGGCATACCAAATCACTTAACAATTTGCCCTACTGGAGTTAATCTTGGGGACTGAAAAACATCAAACTGCGTTGTATACTAGAACACAAGGAAGGGGAACTGTTTTCTTCATTCTTAAGCGGATCTTAACAGTTTTGGTGTGGATGTCTGTGCATCATATGACAGCAAGTGGTGCTGTAAATTTAGAGACATGTTTCCCCATAAAATTACAAACTTCCCATCCAATTTCTTTTTTACAAACTTTAAGCAGCTTCCTGAAAGGAATCAGATGTAGAACTTCGCTTAACACCAGCCACCAGAAGATGTTTGACAATACTAGAACATCATTGTTATTGGTTTAGACAGAGCTCTAAACAAAACGAGAACACAAAATAGAGCCCTTTAAGGCGAAGCATACAGGTGTCAGTTCGAGCTATGAAAACATCCTTGATGGATCCTAGCTAGAGATGGCTCAAAAAAACGGATCCTGATACTGCTAGGCAAGAAAATACCAAGCCTATGCCTTCCACAGCGTGGTCAATGCCCAAAGCCTAAGAAGTTTGCCAAAAGCTCTTCGACTATGACTAGCACTAGGCGAGCGGAGCAGGCTGAGGAGCAGCAATGCGAGGAGAATGAAGGGGAGCACTGCGCGCCCCGTTGCGCCCGTTGCAGTTAACAACTACTCCCTCTTGTTACCTTTAATCGACGTGAAAAACTTACGTACATAGGCCATTCGGTGTGCATGGCTCACGTCGATTTAGTACGACCGGAGGGACTAATAGTCAATGACACCAACATTTTAATGGTTATGAGTTGGGGCATCGGAGCACCTAGTCGCTCTGGTTCCCAGGATTTTTGTTAAGGCACCGCCTGGGCAGTAGCGGGCATCCGTGGTAGATGCCTCAAAAAAGTTTTGGGCACCAGCATTTGCATACGCTCTGGAAGGCCTAAGGTTGCTCCCAAATTTCATCACTTACTGAAGTCTTGATGCACTGAAGTAGGTTGCTCCAAATTTCATCACTCTGGAATAGGTTGCACAAGCTGTGGAATTTAGTTAGTTTTCATGCACTGAAATAGGTTGCTCCCAAATTTCATCAATTAAACCGACAAGACTCTCCGGTGGTCATAAGTACAGTATATACCCTTTCCTATCAATCTGGTTTTAGAAATAATACAAGTGGTGGTAGCATAACTGAGGCACACTTACTAAAGTCTTGATGATCTTACATAAATAGCAGAAACCAATCATTGTTCGATTGGAAAGCATCCTCAGCATGTTTCTATTCTTTAGCATGCTAGTCTCAGAAAGCTAACCTAAACGACAACCATCACTCCAATGGAAATGAATTAGAGTTATCACATTATGTTGCTTATGAAGCAGGTTGATGTTTGAGCAATTTATCAATGTCGGTAACACAGATTATATGGCAGTCATCTCATTTCGTTTTTCTTGCATTTGCTGAAGTGTTCTGTGATATAATTCTGCAAATCATTAATCAACCCCATCCAGTTATCCAATCCAATTACTTGTTTCAGTACCATCCTACCAGGTCCTAGTTGCTTATTTTTTTCAACAGAAAAAGGGCGTACCAAGTGCTGAAAGCTCCCAAATATTGTAGGGTCTGGGGAAGGGTATTTCTAGGCAGCCTTTCCCTTGCTTTTTATTGTGCAAGGAGGCTGATTCGAACCCAGGACCTCCATGAcacaagtggagatactccatcaCTCCGCCAGGCCCACCCTTCTTTGTCAATAGAAAAATAACTGGGGTAAAACATCTCCAAATACTCACTTATCTAGGATCTATATTCTGAAGAAAATCTTTCGATTTATCCACTTATGGTCTCATAATTTGAGTTAATGTTTAGTTGGAGAGTTCTTGATATGGTTTGAGTCCAGGTTTAATTAAGACTTAGCCCCTTAGGCACTCTAAACAAAGGGTCCGACGATTTGTAAGAAACATACATGCAACTATCGAGCTAATCTCATCCACCACCAAAAATCCAACTCAGTAACTTCGGAAAGACAAGATATGGGAACTTTTTATTCAGTCAGAAAAGAAGGCAGTTGGATGCAAACGGCTATTTATAGTGAATGTAGCTTCAGAAGATGTGGAAAATACAAGGCAACATTGGCTGCAAAAGGTTAATGCACTTGATAGACTATAATGAGGCCTTTGCACCAGAGGCAAAGATGAGAAAAATAAGGGCATCACCTATGTCAGTTGTACCCACATGGCCATTGAGATCTCCCCCAATAAAGAGCTTCTTGTTAGTCGGTACACTTCTAACGACGTCCTCCCAAGTCCTCCCAAAACTGCCTCTTAGTGCTCATGTCGAGCCCAACTTGTGGGGCATAAACACTAATAACGTTCAGGACAAGATTTCCAACAACTAGCTTGAATAGGATGATCCTATCCCCCTGTCTATGAGGAGGCCTACGCCATTTCTAGTACCGGCTAACCTTGAATATCAAAGCTTGAAACCGGCATCCTCAACTTCCCTCGCCTTTTGACTCGCCCATCTAGTCTCCTGAGACCTGGACACAAAGAATATTTACAAGGCTCCTGATCGCAGCATCCACAAACTCCCGTAGCTTCCTAGTCAAGGATCCTACATTCCAACTACCCATCCACAACCTATTTGCCTCGGCTAGCTTCCTTGCCTTTCAGATGCAAAGACCCTTGTTATCACTACATCCGGGCGAAGATGTAGCGCACCACTAAGGCGGTATGGCCCCAGCCTTTGCTCATTTAACACCACACCCAGGTTCCGATATGGCCCGTCTCTGAGAGAGTTACACCCAATGAATTTCTCTTGGGTTTCATATCCTAGGAATGGCTGGTTTTTATGTTGGCCTGCCAAGCCTATCACAACCCTCCTCCTTTACCTTGGCTTGGGACCAGCTATTCCTAAAAGGCATAGGTGGAGTACTCTTAGAAAAAAAATGAGTCGGGCCCTTTGGCAAGTCAGGCCGATATACTCTTAGCACTGTAAATAAAAAGTGTGGGATCACCAAGTCTGAGAGGCCACACACGATTATTCACCATAATTTCTTCCAAATGTTCCTTCCTCTACACCGGTTTGCAGGACTCAGGAAATTCCCAGCTTCAACAAACACTACAGATTAACATACTTTCACTTTAAATAAGTATCATCTTTGAGTTTCACAGGATTTTATCTCCAAAAGAACTTTAAATCAGCAGCTTCACAATCCCTGATAAGGCATTAGGTATATTAGAAACATTTGAAACACGGTTCCATGTTTCTAATGTTCAAACTTCAAAGTGCAGCCGGGGGGGCTATCAAGAGATGGTCTTGATATCGAACAACATGGAGACAATCATAACAAGTGTGAGATAGTTGCTATAAAATCCCCTCAAATAAAAGATAGTTGCTAAATTGAATTGACAACCATGGATGGAATTGGCGATAGTAACATAACAAATGTGCAATTGGGGGCATCTAGAAAGAAATACTGACAACCACAGGCAGAGCTGAGCTAAATCAACCCTTACAAAATACTAGTTGGATAATAGTTCCAGCAACTTCACGTGCTAATCAAATGTGCCGAGGAACCAACACGTTACATCCAAATGACGCAACTCTTCTTACAAAGGGCACAACCAGTCGATCAATCAACATATCGGTCACTAATGGAGGACATCCAGATAATGCCTATGTTTTCTTCCTATGGGTGGTATCACGAAACTGAGTTACTTTGCTTTAATCAGGTCACAGATTTGAAATCACACTGCAGACTCAAGAAAAGTCTCCAGGTACAAAGATAACAATAGCTCATAATGAAATACTTTTATTTAATTTATTACTAAGACATATGCTcattgaagcatcgaaacaaacaTACAACATATGATAAATTTTTAAAACACATTATAAGAAAATATACAGCTTTTTCATATTCATCAAATGTCAAGTAGTTTTCTGAATGTACCATCAATTCTGGAAAAAAGGTTGTAGTCTGTTTATGATCATAAATCTATTTATGTTTGTCATCAATGGATAATGTCAACTATGATTTTCATAACTCTGTTAGTTTCTTCATCTTACCATGTAAAGATAGATTTAATCAGTAAGAAGCCATATTTTTTTAACAAACTAACTTGACCATGAAGTTTGTTCTCATTCTGCTGAATATCATATTCAGCCATCAATTGTAAATTTGTTATGCCTGCACGGCTAGGTTAATAAGCAACTGCTTGTTTGATCCAGTTGCAAACATGTTCAAGGGATTACCAATGTCTTACTTAGTACCAAATTGTATTGCAGCTACATGAAATAGTCAGCAAGGAGACTAGACACTTAGAATCAATCCATATACACAATTTCTTAGTGCATACCAACAGTAGACACACAAAAGATCCTTGTTTGGATTATAGTATTGTACCAGCTGCTGAAGGAACAAATACCCATTTAACAGATGTCATGAGTATATGGCAATTCAACAATAGAAGATCACTTCAGCAAGACATACCTGAAACTGGAACCTGTCAACTATGAGCTATGTTCTTCGCCTAGAGTGATTGGCAGACCCTGGTGAACC includes the following:
- the LOC127334664 gene encoding uncharacterized protein encodes the protein MKASQFLKQLFSAIVAAVKGRSTATGSKTSPVRTRLVIFSILRNKKLLMSAINSKIHAIMGGGSQDDSERGNGSNHLVAAASSGVGRKAAVLQNLPSFVLLNSLPSFTMGRDGGGSDSPLVMVSSEVEKEEGGEGVAKQLQLTNVPPGSVIDLARSAAEQGGVEFRLEDEIDHVADVFIRKFHDQMKLQKLESFKRFCEMLERN